One Mustela nigripes isolate SB6536 chromosome 5, MUSNIG.SB6536, whole genome shotgun sequence DNA segment encodes these proteins:
- the CALHM5 gene encoding calcium homeostasis modulator protein 5 translates to MDAFQGILKFFFNQKTVIGYSFMALLTLGSERLFSLVAFKCPCSTENLVYGLVFLFAPAWVLLILGFFLSSKFWRLFTGCCVNPRKIFAKGHSCRFVCVLGQIALSSLVAPTMWLSVALLNGTFYECAMSGTKSSRLLGLICKGKPQECWDELHKVSCGKTSMTPADNEEVKLSLQTQSQILGWFIICSASFFSLLTTCCARCRSKVSYLQLNFWKTYAQKEKEQLENTFLEYANKLSERNVKCFFEKKRPDVFPMPTFAAWEAASKLHSFHQSQQHYSTLHRVVEDGLDLGPEDDETTMVLVGTAHSV, encoded by the exons ATGGATGCTTTTCAAGGGATTCTAAAATTCTTCTTCAACCAGAAAACTGTTATTGGCTACAGCTTCATGGCTCTGCTGACCCTGGGGAGTGAGCGTCTCTTTTCGCTGGTGGCTTTTAAGTGTCCCTGCAGCACTGAGAACTTGGTCTATGGGCTGGTTTTCCTGTTTGCTCCTGCTTGGGTGTTGCTGATTCTGGGATTCTTTCTGAGCAGCAAGTTTTGGAGGCTCTTCACAGGCTGCTGTGTGAATCCCAGGAAAATCTTCGCCAAAGGCCACAGCTGCCGCTTTGTCTGTGTCCTCGGCCAGATCGCTCTGAGTTCATTGGTGGCTCCGACGATGTGGCTTTCTGTGGCTCTGCTCAATGGGACGTTTTATGAATGTGCCATGAGCGGGACCAAAAGTTCCAGACTCCTGGGACTGATCTGCAAGGGCAAACCCCAAGAGTGCTGGGATGAACTTCACAAAGTCTCCTGTGGCAAAACCAGCATGACTCCCGCGGACAACGAAGAAGTGAAGCTGTCCCTTCAAACCCAGTCTCAG attctAGGTTGGTTCATCATTTGTTCGgcatctttcttctctctgctcaccACTTGTTGCGCTCGCTGCCGATCTAAAGTTAGCTACCTTCAGCTGAATTTTTGGAAGACGTATGCACAAAAGGAGAAGGAGCAGTTGGAAAATACATTCCTGGAGTACGCCAACAAGCTGAGTGAGAGAAACGTGaaatgcttttttgaaaaaaagaggcCAGATGTCTTCCCCATGCCCACCTTTGCAGCCTGGGAGGCGGCTTCCAAGCTCCATTCTTTCCACCAAAGCCAGCAGCATTACAGCACCCTGCATAGGGTGGTGGAGGACGGCCTGGACCTTGGCCCTGAGGACGATGAGACCACAATGGTGCTTGTGGGTACTGCCCACAGCGTGTAG
- the TRAPPC3L gene encoding trafficking protein particle complex subunit 3-like protein, producing the protein MYLGITPSVTCNNLSRIAFSLILDKNPLVESVEELPAGSSFLCYCHLLCGIIRSAMEMVPLAADVTFLQDRLKGDHVTEIGVTFLEKLDEKKYRRKK; encoded by the exons ATGTACTTGGGGATTACACCAAGTGTGACATGCAACAACTTAAGCAGGATTGCATTTTCCCTGATCCTAGACAAGAATCCGCTGGTGGAGTCTGTGGAGGAGCTCCCCGCTGGGTCATCCTTTCTGTGCTACTGCCATTTACTCTGTGGGATTATCAGAAGTGCCATGGAAATG gTTCCTTTGGCTGCTGATGTTACATTCTTGCAAGACAGACTAAAAGGTGACCATGTGACCGAAATAGGAGTAACATTTCTGGAAAAGCTAGATGAGAAAAAATACAGACGGAAAAAGTGA